A stretch of the Lonchura striata isolate bLonStr1 chromosome 17, bLonStr1.mat, whole genome shotgun sequence genome encodes the following:
- the SDCBP2 gene encoding syntenin-2: protein MATLYPSLEDMKGHQVLQAQAAAGVRTPATTVVTEKPKLTSGTGKEGHDQLTLCRGCLGRPPLVRPSEPPVLYPNLAELENYMGLALSSEEIQKNLRTEDSTALTPVGPSPGQLVAPLSGNSAGLRRAEIKPGVREIHLCKDERGKTGLQLKNVDQGIFVQLVKANSPAALVGLRFGDQVLQIDGKNCAGWSSDKAQRALKKANPEKIVMVVRDRPFQRTVTVHKDSTGHIGIVVKKGKIVSLAKDSSAARNGLLTHHCICEVNGQNVIGMKDKQLTEVLAGAGNVVTLTIIPTVIYEHMVKRLSSGLVKSSMDHSIPDL from the exons ATGGCAACACTCTACCCCTCCCTGGAGGACATGAAGGGCCACCAGGTCCTGCAG GCGCAGGCAGCAGCCGGGGTGAGGACCCCTGCCACCACAGTGGTCACAGAGAAGCCAAAGCTCACCTCAGGCACTGGTAAGGAGGGACATGATCAGCTCACGCTGTGTAGGGGCTGTCTGGGTCG ACCACCCTTGGTACGTCCCTCAGAGCCTCCTGTGCTGTACCCCAACCTAGCCGAGCTGGAGAACTACATGGGGCTGGCGCTCTCCAGCGAGGAGATCCAGAAGAACCTGCGCACCGAGGACAGCACC GCACTGACCCCCGTCGGGCCCTCCCCAGGCCAGCTGGTCGCCCCCCTGAGCGGGAAcagcgcggggctgcggcgggcAGAGATCAAGCCGGGGGTGCGGGAGATCCACCTCTGCAAGGACGAGCGGGGCAAGACGGGGCTGCAGCTGAAGAACGTGGACCAG ggcatcTTCGTGCAGCTGGTGAAGGCCAACTCGCCAGCAGCGCTGGTGGGGCTGCGCTTCGGGGACCAGGTGCTGCAGATTGACGGCAAGAACTGCGCGGGCTGGAGCAGTGACAAGGCACAGCGCGCGCTGAAGAAGGCAAACCCCGAAAAAATCGTCATGGTGGTGCGGGACAG GCCTTTCCAGCGCACCGTGACCGTGCACAAGGACAGCACCGGCCACATTGGCATCGTGGTGAAGAAGGGGAAGATTGTGTCCCTGGCCAAGGACAGCTCGGCCGCCCGCAACGGGCTCCTCACCCACCACTGCATCTGCGAGGTGAACGGCCAGAACGTCATCGGCATGAAG GATAAGCAGCTCACGGAggtgctggcaggggctgggaatgTGGTGACACTGACCATCATCCCCACTGTGATCTACGAGCACATGGTCAAACG GCTCTCATCAGGACTGGTGAAGTCGTCCATGGACCACTCCATCCCTGACCTGTGA
- the SNPH gene encoding syntaphilin isoform X3 → MSVPGSRRASTGSRRRPSPPGRDTYGTSSLSSSSNSGSCKGSDSSPTPRRSSKYNLCSDNHGIKPPTPEQYLTPLQQKEVCIRHLKARLKDTQERLQDRDAEIEDLKTQLSRMQEDWIEEECHRVEAQLALKEARKEIKQLKQVIDTVKNNLLEKDKGLQKYFVDINIQNKKLETLLHSMEVAQNGALKEEGAGESAGGSPARSLTRSSTYTKLSDQGAGDRNVGGSQTISLDEGADSGFVGMEEAPGHTDPLEVGGEPGTRLPPSNTYEKVLGLRSSAEAGVQASCMQERAIQTDFVPCQPDLDTILEKVMKSQACSLGSPTSAWVSEMEDTMPVPELANPSGTTDLTAAEPDTAAAAAGAEGSVPCNPAVRQPPSANPSVAIACVAEEELMEVTGCETNPSKSYWSRHFIVDLLAVVVPAVPTVAWLCRSQRRQGQPIYNISSLLRGCCTVALHSIRRMGCRPVASPGPGGSAQP, encoded by the exons ATGTCCGTGCCGGGGAGCAGACGCGCCTCCACGGGATCCCGAAG GCGCCCCTCGCCCCCCGGGAGGGACACCTACGGCACCTCCtcgctgagcagcagcagcaattctgGCTCCTGCAAGGGCAGCGACAGCAGCCCCACCCCAAG gcgCTCGTCCAAGTACAACCTCTGCAGTGACAACCATGGGATAAAGCCACCGACGCCGGAGCAGTACCTGACACCCCTGCAGCAGAAGGAGGTCTGCATCCGGCACCTGAAGGCTCGCCTGAAGGACACACAGGAGCGGCTGCAGGACAG GGATGCTGAGATCGAGGACCTGAAGACGCAGCTGTCACGGATGCAGGAGGACTGGATCGAGGAGGAGTGCCACCGCGTGGAGGCCCAGCTGGCGCTCAAAGAGGCTCGCAAGGAGATCaagcagctgaagcaggtcaTCGACACAGTGAAGAACAACCTCCTGGAGAAGGACAAAGGCCTCCAAAAGTATTTCGTGGACATTAACATCCAGAACAAGAAGCTGGAGACGCTGCTGCACAGCATGGAGGTGGCCCAGAACGGAGCGCTGAAGGAGGAGGGCGCCGGGGAGTCAGCCGGGGGGTCCCCGGCCCGATCCCTGACCCGCAGCTCCACCTACACCAAGCTGAGCGACCAGGGAGCTGGGGACCGCAACGTGGGGGGCTCGCAGACCATCTCGCTGGACGAGGGGGCCGACAGCGGCTTCGTGGGGATGGAGGAGGCTCCGGGCCACACGGACCCGCTGGAGGTGGGGGGCGAGCCCGGCACCCGCCTGCCCCCCAGCAACACCTACGAGAAGGTGCTGGGACTGCGGAGCAGCGCGGAGGCAGGGGTGCAGGCCAGCTGCATGCAGGAGCGGGCCATCCAGACGGACTTCGTGCCCTGCCAGCCCGACCTGGACACCATCCTAGAGAAGGTGATGAAGTCCCAGGCCTGCAGCTTGGGCAGCCCCACCTCCGCCTGGGTCTCTGAAATGGAAGACACGATGCCCGTCCCCGAGCTCGCCAACCCCAGCGGGACCACGGACCTGACGGCGGCCGAGCCCGAcaccgccgccgcggccgccggtGCCGAGGGGAGCGTCCCCTGCAACCCGGCGGTGCGGCAGCCCCCCAGCGCCAACCCCTCCGTGGCCATCGCCTGCGTGGCAGAGGAGGAGCTGATGGAGGTGACCGGCTGCGAGACCAACCCTTCCAAGAGCTACTGGAGCCGCCACTTCATCGTGGATCTGCTGGCGGTGGTGGTGCCGGCGGTGCCCACGGTGGCCTGGCTGTGCCGCTCGCAGCGGCGGCAGGGCCAGCCCATCTACAACATCAGCTCGCTGCTGCGGGGCTGCTGCACCGTCGCCCTGCACTCCATCCGCAGGATGGGCTGTCGCCCCGtcgccagccccggccccggaggctctgcccagccctga
- the SNPH gene encoding syntaphilin isoform X2, producing MSVPGSRRASTGSRSRGVYGRSGFASFFKSSAPSATRPETQPLLPASRRPSPPGRDTYGTSSLSSSSNSGSCKGSDSSPTPRRSSKYNLCSDNHGIKPPTPEQYLTPLQQKEVCIRHLKARLKDTQERLQDRDAEIEDLKTQLSRMQEDWIEEECHRVEAQLALKEARKEIKQLKQVIDTVKNNLLEKDKGLQKYFVDINIQNKKLETLLHSMEVAQNGALKEEGAGESAGGSPARSLTRSSTYTKLSDQGAGDRNVGGSQTISLDEGADSGFVGMEEAPGHTDPLEVGGEPGTRLPPSNTYEKVLGLRSSAEAGVQASCMQERAIQTDFVPCQPDLDTILEKVMKSQACSLGSPTSAWVSEMEDTMPVPELANPSGTTDLTAAEPDTAAAAAGAEGSVPCNPAVRQPPSANPSVAIACVAEEELMEVTGCETNPSKSYWSRHFIVDLLAVVVPAVPTVAWLCRSQRRQGQPIYNISSLLRGCCTVALHSIRRMGCRPVASPGPGGSAQP from the exons ATGTCCGTGCCGGGGAGCAGACGCGCCTCCACGGGATCCCGAAG TCGCGGGGTTTATGGACGGAGTGGCTTTGCCTCCTTCTTTAAGTCTTCAGCGCCCTCAGCCACTCGGCCTGAGACACAGCCTCTTCTCCCTGCCTCCAGGCGCCCCTCGCCCCCCGGGAGGGACACCTACGGCACCTCCtcgctgagcagcagcagcaattctgGCTCCTGCAAGGGCAGCGACAGCAGCCCCACCCCAAG gcgCTCGTCCAAGTACAACCTCTGCAGTGACAACCATGGGATAAAGCCACCGACGCCGGAGCAGTACCTGACACCCCTGCAGCAGAAGGAGGTCTGCATCCGGCACCTGAAGGCTCGCCTGAAGGACACACAGGAGCGGCTGCAGGACAG GGATGCTGAGATCGAGGACCTGAAGACGCAGCTGTCACGGATGCAGGAGGACTGGATCGAGGAGGAGTGCCACCGCGTGGAGGCCCAGCTGGCGCTCAAAGAGGCTCGCAAGGAGATCaagcagctgaagcaggtcaTCGACACAGTGAAGAACAACCTCCTGGAGAAGGACAAAGGCCTCCAAAAGTATTTCGTGGACATTAACATCCAGAACAAGAAGCTGGAGACGCTGCTGCACAGCATGGAGGTGGCCCAGAACGGAGCGCTGAAGGAGGAGGGCGCCGGGGAGTCAGCCGGGGGGTCCCCGGCCCGATCCCTGACCCGCAGCTCCACCTACACCAAGCTGAGCGACCAGGGAGCTGGGGACCGCAACGTGGGGGGCTCGCAGACCATCTCGCTGGACGAGGGGGCCGACAGCGGCTTCGTGGGGATGGAGGAGGCTCCGGGCCACACGGACCCGCTGGAGGTGGGGGGCGAGCCCGGCACCCGCCTGCCCCCCAGCAACACCTACGAGAAGGTGCTGGGACTGCGGAGCAGCGCGGAGGCAGGGGTGCAGGCCAGCTGCATGCAGGAGCGGGCCATCCAGACGGACTTCGTGCCCTGCCAGCCCGACCTGGACACCATCCTAGAGAAGGTGATGAAGTCCCAGGCCTGCAGCTTGGGCAGCCCCACCTCCGCCTGGGTCTCTGAAATGGAAGACACGATGCCCGTCCCCGAGCTCGCCAACCCCAGCGGGACCACGGACCTGACGGCGGCCGAGCCCGAcaccgccgccgcggccgccggtGCCGAGGGGAGCGTCCCCTGCAACCCGGCGGTGCGGCAGCCCCCCAGCGCCAACCCCTCCGTGGCCATCGCCTGCGTGGCAGAGGAGGAGCTGATGGAGGTGACCGGCTGCGAGACCAACCCTTCCAAGAGCTACTGGAGCCGCCACTTCATCGTGGATCTGCTGGCGGTGGTGGTGCCGGCGGTGCCCACGGTGGCCTGGCTGTGCCGCTCGCAGCGGCGGCAGGGCCAGCCCATCTACAACATCAGCTCGCTGCTGCGGGGCTGCTGCACCGTCGCCCTGCACTCCATCCGCAGGATGGGCTGTCGCCCCGtcgccagccccggccccggaggctctgcccagccctga
- the SNPH gene encoding syntaphilin isoform X1 produces MLQPLASGLDTSACSRDETIPTIPTPPPAAATSQHEPPAQLSGVCMALPAAQHFPGRACSSPSAARPVPLSVCATARTDPSVRPGEGRQWWRALGWGSETGSRGVYGRSGFASFFKSSAPSATRPETQPLLPASRRPSPPGRDTYGTSSLSSSSNSGSCKGSDSSPTPRRSSKYNLCSDNHGIKPPTPEQYLTPLQQKEVCIRHLKARLKDTQERLQDRDAEIEDLKTQLSRMQEDWIEEECHRVEAQLALKEARKEIKQLKQVIDTVKNNLLEKDKGLQKYFVDINIQNKKLETLLHSMEVAQNGALKEEGAGESAGGSPARSLTRSSTYTKLSDQGAGDRNVGGSQTISLDEGADSGFVGMEEAPGHTDPLEVGGEPGTRLPPSNTYEKVLGLRSSAEAGVQASCMQERAIQTDFVPCQPDLDTILEKVMKSQACSLGSPTSAWVSEMEDTMPVPELANPSGTTDLTAAEPDTAAAAAGAEGSVPCNPAVRQPPSANPSVAIACVAEEELMEVTGCETNPSKSYWSRHFIVDLLAVVVPAVPTVAWLCRSQRRQGQPIYNISSLLRGCCTVALHSIRRMGCRPVASPGPGGSAQP; encoded by the exons ATGCTTCAGCCTCTGGCCTCGGGACTGGACACCAGCGCCTGCAGCCGGGATGAGACGATCCCCACGATCCCCACACCTCCACCAGCAGCTGCCACTTCGCAGCAcgagcccccagcccagctttCGGGGGTTTGCATGGCACTGCCCGCTGCACAGCACTTCCCTGGCCGTGCATGCAGCTCCCCGAGTGCTGCAcgccctgtccctctgtccgtctGTGCCACAGCCAGGACCGACCCCTCCGTCCGTCCAGGCGAAGGCAGGCAGTGGTGGAGAGCACTGGGTTGGGGCAGTGAAACTGGGAG TCGCGGGGTTTATGGACGGAGTGGCTTTGCCTCCTTCTTTAAGTCTTCAGCGCCCTCAGCCACTCGGCCTGAGACACAGCCTCTTCTCCCTGCCTCCAGGCGCCCCTCGCCCCCCGGGAGGGACACCTACGGCACCTCCtcgctgagcagcagcagcaattctgGCTCCTGCAAGGGCAGCGACAGCAGCCCCACCCCAAG gcgCTCGTCCAAGTACAACCTCTGCAGTGACAACCATGGGATAAAGCCACCGACGCCGGAGCAGTACCTGACACCCCTGCAGCAGAAGGAGGTCTGCATCCGGCACCTGAAGGCTCGCCTGAAGGACACACAGGAGCGGCTGCAGGACAG GGATGCTGAGATCGAGGACCTGAAGACGCAGCTGTCACGGATGCAGGAGGACTGGATCGAGGAGGAGTGCCACCGCGTGGAGGCCCAGCTGGCGCTCAAAGAGGCTCGCAAGGAGATCaagcagctgaagcaggtcaTCGACACAGTGAAGAACAACCTCCTGGAGAAGGACAAAGGCCTCCAAAAGTATTTCGTGGACATTAACATCCAGAACAAGAAGCTGGAGACGCTGCTGCACAGCATGGAGGTGGCCCAGAACGGAGCGCTGAAGGAGGAGGGCGCCGGGGAGTCAGCCGGGGGGTCCCCGGCCCGATCCCTGACCCGCAGCTCCACCTACACCAAGCTGAGCGACCAGGGAGCTGGGGACCGCAACGTGGGGGGCTCGCAGACCATCTCGCTGGACGAGGGGGCCGACAGCGGCTTCGTGGGGATGGAGGAGGCTCCGGGCCACACGGACCCGCTGGAGGTGGGGGGCGAGCCCGGCACCCGCCTGCCCCCCAGCAACACCTACGAGAAGGTGCTGGGACTGCGGAGCAGCGCGGAGGCAGGGGTGCAGGCCAGCTGCATGCAGGAGCGGGCCATCCAGACGGACTTCGTGCCCTGCCAGCCCGACCTGGACACCATCCTAGAGAAGGTGATGAAGTCCCAGGCCTGCAGCTTGGGCAGCCCCACCTCCGCCTGGGTCTCTGAAATGGAAGACACGATGCCCGTCCCCGAGCTCGCCAACCCCAGCGGGACCACGGACCTGACGGCGGCCGAGCCCGAcaccgccgccgcggccgccggtGCCGAGGGGAGCGTCCCCTGCAACCCGGCGGTGCGGCAGCCCCCCAGCGCCAACCCCTCCGTGGCCATCGCCTGCGTGGCAGAGGAGGAGCTGATGGAGGTGACCGGCTGCGAGACCAACCCTTCCAAGAGCTACTGGAGCCGCCACTTCATCGTGGATCTGCTGGCGGTGGTGGTGCCGGCGGTGCCCACGGTGGCCTGGCTGTGCCGCTCGCAGCGGCGGCAGGGCCAGCCCATCTACAACATCAGCTCGCTGCTGCGGGGCTGCTGCACCGTCGCCCTGCACTCCATCCGCAGGATGGGCTGTCGCCCCGtcgccagccccggccccggaggctctgcccagccctga